A genomic segment from Flavobacterium sp. 9R encodes:
- a CDS encoding ankyrin repeat domain-containing protein, whose translation MKNILLTLSLITTVWCSAQQKNSLLDQSFWKTSPDVATVKAEIEKGNSPSAATPNAFDVTVMAINNDAPASTIKFLLEQPGNEVNKLTHDNRIYLHWAANKGNVEIIEYLIAKGSDINLEDSKGETPLTFAAIGGQSNPKLYEAFFKAGIDPKKKYKDGINLQLMTIATDKNLTLSDYLATKGLSLKDVDSNGNTAFDYAAKTGNVAFLKTLLAKGVKYTNNALLFAAQGTRRESSTLETYKYLVEELKIKPTTSSKSGETVLHFLANKPNQTEIIAYFLSKGVDPNQADKEGNTPLMLAAAGRETATLEQLIAVTKNTNAQNSKKESALTFAVKSGTPEAITQLLNHNADITVTDKDGNNLGYYLIQSYRPQTGGGRGPEAANTPKQDPFEAKIKILQDKGFVLSTPQKDGNTLYHLAVIKNDLNLLKKLADLKIDSNAKNNDGLTALHKAAMIAKDDAILKYLISIGAQKDAKTEFDETPYALAKENETLTKKKTDLEFLK comes from the coding sequence ATGAAAAACATATTATTAACCCTATCTTTAATTACAACTGTTTGGTGCAGTGCCCAACAAAAAAATAGCTTACTCGACCAGTCCTTTTGGAAAACTTCGCCCGATGTGGCCACTGTAAAAGCCGAAATTGAAAAAGGCAACAGCCCATCTGCGGCGACACCCAATGCTTTTGATGTAACCGTAATGGCCATAAATAATGACGCGCCAGCTTCTACTATTAAATTCTTGTTGGAACAACCTGGAAACGAAGTAAACAAACTGACCCACGACAACCGAATCTACCTGCATTGGGCAGCTAACAAAGGGAATGTAGAAATTATAGAATACTTAATCGCTAAAGGCTCTGACATCAATTTGGAAGACAGTAAAGGAGAAACTCCGCTTACCTTTGCTGCCATTGGTGGACAATCGAATCCAAAATTGTACGAGGCTTTTTTCAAAGCTGGCATTGATCCAAAGAAAAAATACAAAGACGGCATCAACCTGCAACTTATGACCATTGCCACAGATAAGAACTTAACGCTAAGTGATTATTTAGCTACAAAAGGCTTATCTCTAAAAGATGTAGATAGCAACGGCAATACAGCATTTGATTATGCAGCAAAAACTGGTAATGTTGCTTTCTTGAAAACCCTTTTAGCAAAAGGAGTAAAATACACCAACAATGCGCTTCTTTTTGCCGCTCAAGGTACACGTAGAGAATCAAGCACACTTGAAACCTATAAATATTTGGTTGAAGAATTGAAAATCAAACCTACTACTAGTAGTAAGTCTGGTGAAACAGTACTTCACTTTTTAGCAAACAAACCCAATCAAACAGAAATCATAGCCTATTTCCTTTCTAAAGGTGTGGATCCTAACCAAGCAGACAAAGAAGGAAACACACCATTGATGCTTGCTGCAGCTGGTCGTGAAACCGCTACTTTGGAACAATTAATAGCGGTAACCAAAAATACCAATGCGCAAAACTCAAAAAAAGAAAGTGCCTTAACTTTTGCAGTTAAATCAGGAACACCAGAAGCAATCACGCAACTTTTGAATCATAATGCTGATATTACAGTAACCGATAAAGATGGTAACAATTTAGGCTACTATTTAATTCAATCATATCGTCCTCAAACAGGCGGCGGACGTGGTCCTGAAGCAGCCAACACACCAAAACAAGACCCTTTTGAAGCTAAAATAAAGATCTTACAAGACAAAGGCTTTGTCCTTTCTACACCTCAAAAAGACGGAAATACCTTGTATCATTTGGCGGTAATCAAAAACGATTTAAATTTGCTCAAAAAACTAGCCGATTTAAAAATTGATAGCAATGCCAAAAACAATGATGGCTTAACGGCTTTACACAAAGCGGCAATGATTGCGAAAGATGATGCTATTTTAAAATATTTAATCTCTATTGGGGCACAAAAAGATGCTAAAACAGAATTTGACGAAACCCCTTATGCATTGGCGAAAGAAAACGAAACATTAACCAAAAAGAAAACAGATTTAGAGTTTTTGAAATAG
- a CDS encoding DUF6265 family protein, protein MFQKTTLLLVFLALASCNNNANKNEKIKASQWLLGTWTQQSEQGILEETWKSVNDSTFEGTSYFIKGKDTLHNETIVLQQKGENLIYKATVIGENNDEAVSFPLTSTTEKNLVFENPKHDYPQKINYKLADANTLIAKISGKQAGKVTSETYTLKKTK, encoded by the coding sequence ATGTTTCAAAAAACGACACTTTTATTGGTCTTTTTAGCACTTGCGTCCTGTAACAACAACGCGAACAAAAATGAAAAAATCAAAGCTTCGCAATGGCTCTTGGGCACTTGGACCCAGCAGTCTGAACAAGGAATTTTAGAAGAAACATGGAAATCTGTAAACGACAGCACTTTTGAAGGGACTTCTTATTTTATAAAAGGGAAAGACACTTTGCACAACGAAACAATTGTGTTGCAACAAAAAGGAGAAAACCTCATCTACAAAGCTACTGTAATAGGCGAAAACAATGACGAAGCCGTATCGTTTCCCCTCACCTCCACCACAGAAAAAAACTTGGTCTTCGAAAATCCAAAACACGATTACCCACAAAAAATCAATTACAAATTAGCCGATGCTAATACGTTGATTGCAAAAATTTCTGGAAAACAAGCCGGAAAAGTTACATCCGAAACCTATACGCTTAAAAAAACGAAATAA
- a CDS encoding type IA DNA topoisomerase, producing the protein MKVCIAEKPSVAREIATILGANTKHDGYFEGNGYAVTYTFGHLCTLKEPNDYWPHWKSWDLNNLPMLPEKFETKLVQNSGIQKQFNIIKSLFDKATVVINCGDAGQEGELIQRWVMNEAKYKGEVQRLWISSLTAEAIKEGFQNLKPASQYDNLFYAGFSRAIGDWLLGMNATRLYTVKHGGYQQVLSIGRVQTPTLAMVVERFKAIENFKPQPYWELQTLYRETLFSYEEGRFLNKDEGAVLANKVKESDFEIVSIDKKKGNEYAPKLFDLTGLQVYCNTKFGFSAEETLKIVQTLYEQKVVTYPRVDTTFLPNDIYPKVPAILQNLTQYAALTEPLLAKKIKKSPKVFNDKKVTDHHAIIPTGVQSHLQFNQQQVYDSIVKRFIAVFYDDCLVATTTVIGKAAEVHFKTTGKEILKKGFRVVFDTSTPLSTNAKEKEADLLPNFVVGEKGPHQPSFLEKETKAPNQFTEATLLRAMETAGKQVDDEDLRELMKENGIGRPSTRANIIETLFRRKYIVRNKKQVLPTPTGVQLIDTIQNELIKSAELTGTWEKQLRDIEKGTYTASAFIKNMKQMVDNLVYEVRSETRRANISHTANVPKIETVVEKKKAAGILAALCPKCQKGNLIKGKSAYGCSEYKSGCDFVLPYVFEGKKISESQYLRLLQKGSTVNLKDFKIDAGSVEGLIRFEENFKLKFEPKKTELKKTLDTLTCPKCKKGTVLKGKTAYGCSDYKLGCDFKVTFEMVREKLKEQKPTKELVYSILEKSI; encoded by the coding sequence ATGAAGGTTTGTATTGCCGAAAAACCCAGTGTTGCTCGAGAAATTGCCACCATATTGGGCGCCAATACCAAGCACGATGGGTATTTTGAAGGTAATGGTTATGCGGTAACGTATACGTTTGGTCATTTGTGCACCTTAAAAGAACCAAACGATTATTGGCCTCACTGGAAGAGTTGGGATTTGAATAACTTACCGATGCTTCCAGAAAAATTTGAAACTAAATTGGTGCAGAATTCGGGAATTCAGAAGCAATTCAACATCATCAAAAGTTTGTTTGACAAAGCTACCGTTGTGATTAATTGTGGTGATGCTGGACAAGAAGGGGAACTCATTCAGCGATGGGTAATGAACGAAGCGAAGTACAAAGGCGAAGTACAACGTTTATGGATTTCGTCTCTAACTGCTGAAGCTATAAAAGAAGGTTTTCAAAACCTAAAACCAGCGTCCCAATATGATAATTTGTTTTATGCTGGTTTCTCTAGAGCCATTGGCGACTGGTTGCTGGGGATGAATGCCACGCGTTTGTATACCGTAAAACACGGAGGTTACCAACAAGTATTGTCAATTGGGCGGGTGCAAACTCCTACACTGGCGATGGTTGTAGAACGCTTCAAAGCGATTGAAAATTTTAAACCTCAGCCCTATTGGGAATTGCAAACCTTGTACAGAGAAACGCTTTTTAGTTATGAAGAAGGGCGGTTTTTGAATAAAGACGAGGGAGCGGTTTTGGCCAACAAAGTTAAAGAAAGTGATTTTGAGATTGTAAGTATCGATAAAAAAAAGGGCAATGAATATGCTCCAAAACTCTTTGATTTAACGGGATTACAGGTGTATTGCAATACCAAATTTGGATTTTCGGCGGAGGAAACACTTAAAATTGTTCAGACTTTATACGAACAAAAAGTAGTTACTTACCCTAGAGTTGATACCACTTTCTTGCCCAACGACATTTATCCTAAAGTCCCAGCTATTTTGCAAAACTTAACGCAATATGCTGCACTGACAGAACCGCTGTTGGCAAAAAAGATAAAAAAATCGCCCAAGGTGTTTAACGATAAAAAAGTTACCGACCACCACGCCATCATTCCTACTGGCGTACAGAGCCATTTACAATTCAATCAACAACAAGTATATGATAGTATTGTAAAGCGTTTTATCGCTGTGTTTTATGACGATTGTTTGGTGGCTACTACTACCGTAATTGGTAAAGCAGCCGAGGTACATTTTAAAACTACTGGGAAGGAAATCTTAAAGAAAGGATTCCGTGTTGTTTTTGATACTTCGACTCCGCTCAGTACGAATGCTAAAGAGAAAGAAGCAGACCTACTTCCGAATTTTGTGGTTGGCGAAAAAGGACCTCACCAACCTTCCTTTTTAGAAAAGGAAACCAAAGCGCCCAATCAGTTTACCGAGGCTACACTTTTGAGAGCGATGGAAACCGCAGGCAAACAAGTAGATGACGAGGATTTACGAGAATTAATGAAAGAAAATGGTATTGGTCGTCCTTCTACTCGCGCGAATATTATTGAAACGCTCTTTAGACGAAAATACATAGTCCGCAATAAAAAACAAGTTTTGCCCACACCAACAGGAGTGCAATTGATTGATACAATTCAGAATGAATTGATAAAATCAGCAGAACTCACAGGAACTTGGGAAAAGCAATTGCGCGATATTGAAAAGGGCACCTATACAGCTTCGGCTTTCATAAAAAATATGAAGCAAATGGTCGATAATTTAGTCTATGAAGTGAGAAGCGAAACCAGACGTGCCAATATTTCTCACACAGCAAATGTCCCAAAAATAGAAACTGTTGTAGAGAAAAAGAAAGCGGCAGGAATTTTGGCAGCCTTATGCCCAAAATGTCAAAAAGGAAATTTGATTAAAGGAAAATCGGCTTATGGTTGTAGTGAATATAAATCGGGTTGCGATTTTGTACTTCCCTATGTTTTTGAAGGTAAAAAGATTTCTGAAAGTCAATATTTGCGCTTGCTTCAAAAAGGATCAACTGTAAATTTAAAAGACTTTAAAATCGATGCAGGATCAGTTGAGGGTTTAATCCGTTTTGAAGAAAATTTCAAACTCAAATTTGAACCAAAGAAAACCGAATTAAAAAAGACACTTGATACTTTGACTTGCCCAAAATGCAAAAAAGGAACAGTGCTAAAAGGAAAAACGGCTTACGGTTGTAGCGATTATAAATTGGGTTGTGATTTTAAAGTTACTTTTGAAATGGTTAGAGAAAAACTAAAAGAACAAAAACCGACAAAAGAACTGGTATATTCTATTTTAGAGAAAAGCATTTAA
- a CDS encoding retropepsin-like aspartic protease: protein MQRKIILIFIMFQLSLLNGFSQNRKQLSKKGYVKQKEYFVEIPFNYVNKHIYIEVFISGKKYNFVFDTGYEITTIDSEIAKEIQYKIIKEVNLSGSSFADQKVTLVELPNIAIASLDFEETYGLLQDLSFTKNPATQKIDGIIGNNVMRKSKWQIDYVQKVIRISSKIENFKNLPTAKKIELIGKDWGLGYVAIELNNQKHQFLFDLGSNGEFTANHSFVKFLKEKDTLLQQEKQTFPVGKIKIGEIELNNKSITLEKRAGSLLGNTFFENYLLTIDWDKNILYLNQNTN from the coding sequence ATGCAAAGAAAAATAATCCTAATTTTTATAATGTTTCAACTGTCATTACTAAATGGTTTCTCCCAAAATAGAAAACAGCTGTCCAAAAAGGGTTATGTAAAACAAAAAGAGTATTTTGTTGAAATACCTTTTAACTATGTGAACAAGCATATTTATATCGAGGTTTTTATTTCAGGCAAAAAATACAACTTCGTTTTTGATACAGGCTATGAAATCACTACCATTGATTCCGAAATTGCAAAGGAAATACAGTACAAAATCATAAAAGAAGTTAATCTTTCAGGTAGTTCTTTTGCTGACCAAAAAGTAACCCTCGTTGAATTACCAAACATTGCTATAGCGAGTCTAGATTTTGAGGAAACTTATGGCTTACTACAAGATTTATCCTTTACAAAAAACCCAGCAACCCAAAAAATAGATGGAATCATCGGAAATAATGTAATGCGAAAATCAAAATGGCAAATTGATTACGTTCAGAAGGTGATTCGCATCAGCAGCAAAATAGAAAATTTTAAAAACCTACCAACTGCAAAAAAAATTGAACTTATTGGCAAAGATTGGGGCCTTGGCTATGTGGCTATTGAACTTAACAATCAAAAGCATCAATTTCTTTTTGATTTAGGTTCTAATGGCGAATTTACCGCCAACCATTCTTTTGTAAAATTTCTAAAAGAAAAAGACACCCTGTTGCAACAAGAAAAACAGACCTTTCCAGTAGGAAAAATAAAAATAGGAGAAATTGAGTTAAATAATAAGTCAATAACCTTGGAGAAACGCGCTGGTTCGCTACTAGGAAATACTTTTTTCGAAAATTATCTACTAACAATTGATTGGGATAAAAACATCTTGTATTTGAATCAAAATACAAACTAA
- a CDS encoding tetratricopeptide repeat protein translates to MYKILFLLLLSTFYNCYCQEVPPPPPAPSLKNVKKYEKPQEIVELTESTNLEKEICNVQIFEIDSTSFTDNSSKYYFKKIESRLNAIDLEISSEEIIAYTKYRNSLNFNPFKIDSVARAIYKLNENSKFEEAINLSSSLRIISPNNITLHKELAYAYKKLGQIELSKKHFEMMKKIISAVEKYSDGCRINPYILNNCFEGISLYEAIFGGYPTKTRFILTESKKIIYGYDIYHIMRFANLNHYKEYLKEGEYKIE, encoded by the coding sequence ATGTATAAAATTTTATTTTTACTTCTACTCTCTACCTTTTACAATTGTTATTGTCAAGAAGTACCTCCTCCTCCTCCAGCTCCAAGTTTAAAAAATGTAAAAAAATATGAAAAGCCACAAGAGATCGTTGAATTAACTGAATCAACAAATCTAGAAAAAGAAATCTGTAACGTACAAATATTTGAAATAGACAGTACATCTTTTACCGACAATAGTTCTAAATACTATTTTAAAAAAATAGAAAGCAGATTAAATGCTATTGATTTAGAAATTTCGTCTGAAGAAATAATCGCTTACACAAAATATAGAAATAGTTTAAATTTTAATCCATTTAAAATTGACAGTGTTGCTCGAGCAATTTACAAATTAAATGAAAATTCAAAATTTGAAGAAGCAATAAATCTATCTTCTAGTTTAAGAATTATTTCGCCAAATAATATAACATTACACAAAGAGTTGGCATACGCTTATAAAAAACTAGGACAGATAGAGCTATCAAAAAAGCACTTCGAGATGATGAAAAAAATAATAAGTGCAGTTGAAAAATATAGCGATGGTTGCAGAATAAATCCATATATATTAAATAATTGCTTTGAAGGTATTAGCCTATATGAAGCAATATTCGGCGGATATCCCACCAAAACTCGATTTATTTTAACCGAATCTAAGAAAATCATTTACGGATATGACATTTACCACATTATGAGATTTGCTAATTTAAATCACTATAAAGAATATCTAAAAGAAGGTGAATACAAGATTGAATAA
- the prfA gene encoding peptide chain release factor 1 yields MLDRLQYVKQRFDEISDLIIQPDVIADQKRYVLLNQEYKSIKALVEKREEYILVLANIDEANEIIADGSDADMVEMAKMQLDEAKERLPQLEDEIKFMLIPKDPEDAKNVMVEIRAGTGGDEASIFAGDLFRMYTKYCESQGWRTSVVDMNEGTSGGFKEVIFEVTGEDVYGTLKFEAGVHRVQRVPQTETQGRVHTSAATVMVLPEAEEFDVQIDMNDVRVDFFCSSGPGGQSVNTTKSAVRLTHIPTGLVAQCQDQKSQHKNKDKALNVLRSRLYEMELAKKQAEDASKRTSQVSSGDRSAKIRTYNYAQGRVTDHRIGLTLYDLGNIMNGDIQKIVAELQLVNNMEKLKEASEVF; encoded by the coding sequence ATGTTAGATAGACTTCAATATGTAAAACAGCGTTTCGACGAGATTTCGGATTTGATTATTCAGCCGGATGTTATCGCGGATCAAAAACGTTATGTACTGCTTAATCAGGAATACAAGAGCATTAAAGCCCTAGTGGAGAAACGTGAGGAATATATTTTGGTTTTGGCCAATATTGACGAAGCCAATGAAATTATTGCTGATGGTAGTGATGCCGATATGGTGGAAATGGCCAAAATGCAATTGGATGAAGCTAAAGAACGTTTGCCACAATTGGAAGACGAAATTAAGTTTATGTTGATTCCAAAAGACCCTGAAGACGCGAAAAACGTAATGGTCGAGATTCGTGCGGGTACGGGTGGTGATGAAGCGAGTATTTTTGCAGGAGATTTGTTCCGTATGTACACTAAATATTGTGAAAGTCAAGGTTGGAGAACATCGGTTGTGGATATGAATGAAGGAACTTCGGGTGGTTTCAAAGAGGTGATTTTTGAGGTTACAGGAGAAGATGTGTACGGAACTTTGAAGTTTGAAGCGGGTGTTCACCGTGTGCAACGTGTACCACAAACAGAAACACAAGGACGTGTGCATACTTCGGCAGCAACGGTTATGGTGCTTCCAGAAGCAGAAGAATTTGATGTACAAATTGATATGAACGATGTTCGTGTGGACTTTTTCTGTTCGTCAGGACCTGGTGGACAATCGGTAAATACAACGAAATCTGCTGTTCGTTTGACTCACATTCCAACAGGATTGGTGGCGCAATGTCAGGATCAAAAATCACAACATAAGAATAAAGACAAGGCGTTGAACGTATTGCGTTCTCGTTTGTACGAAATGGAATTGGCCAAAAAACAAGCCGAAGACGCTTCAAAACGTACATCGCAAGTGAGTTCAGGTGACCGTTCTGCTAAAATTCGTACCTATAATTACGCTCAAGGCCGTGTAACGGATCACCGAATTGGTTTGACCTTGTATGATTTGGGTAACATTATGAACGGTGATATTCAGAAAATTGTAGCCGAATTACAATTGGTGAACAATATGGAAAAACTGAAAGAAGCAAGCGAGGTTTTTTAA
- the pyrF gene encoding orotidine-5'-phosphate decarboxylase, with product MTTQQLLEQIQLKKSFLCVGLDVDLNKIPSHLLATEDPIFEFNKAIIDATHDLCVAYKPNTAFFEAYGIKGWQSLQRTIEYINANYPQLFTIADAKRGDIGNTSSMYAKAFFEDLNFDSVTVAPYMGKDSVEPFLAFENKHTIMLALTSNEGAFDFQTLSVNGTELYKQVLETSKSWKNSHNLMYVVGATKAEYFTEIRKIVPDSFLLVPGVGAQGGSLSEVCKYGLNSQVGLLINSSRAIIYASNKEDFAEVARNEALKMQQEMEEILRLKV from the coding sequence TTGACTACACAACAACTACTAGAACAAATCCAATTGAAAAAGTCTTTTCTATGCGTAGGCTTAGATGTTGACTTGAATAAAATACCTTCTCATTTATTAGCAACGGAAGACCCAATCTTCGAATTCAATAAAGCAATTATTGATGCGACGCACGATTTATGTGTGGCGTACAAACCCAATACGGCTTTTTTTGAAGCGTATGGCATAAAAGGTTGGCAGTCGTTGCAAAGAACCATTGAATACATAAATGCCAATTATCCTCAACTCTTTACGATTGCGGATGCAAAACGTGGCGATATTGGGAATACGTCTTCAATGTATGCCAAAGCCTTTTTTGAGGATTTGAATTTTGATAGTGTAACAGTTGCGCCATATATGGGAAAAGATTCGGTGGAGCCTTTTTTGGCTTTCGAAAACAAACACACCATAATGTTAGCCTTGACGTCTAACGAAGGCGCTTTTGATTTTCAAACCTTATCGGTAAATGGTACAGAATTGTACAAACAGGTTTTGGAAACCTCAAAATCTTGGAAGAACAGTCATAACTTGATGTATGTGGTTGGCGCCACAAAAGCCGAATACTTTACTGAAATTCGTAAAATTGTTCCTGATAGCTTCTTGTTGGTTCCTGGTGTTGGCGCACAAGGCGGCAGTCTGTCTGAGGTTTGCAAATACGGATTGAATAGTCAAGTTGGTTTGTTGATCAACTCGTCTAGAGCCATTATTTATGCTTCGAATAAAGAAGATTTTGCCGAAGTTGCTAGAAACGAAGCGTTGAAAATGCAACAGGAAATGGAGGAGATTCTTAGGTTAAAGGTTTAA
- a CDS encoding helical backbone metal receptor: MKQLTDQIGTSHFLESTPRRIVSLVPSQTELLFHLGLEDQIVGITKFCVHPNHFLKTKKIVGGTKQVHFDKIKALQPDIIICNKEENTLEMVQELSAIAPVWVTNVVTIADNFQMITDFGLLFDTTAEAKILNESIHLALADFATFIATIPTQKVAYFIWKKPYMVAGSGTFIHELLQLNRFDNFFGTQSRYPEIAVDASTRYDAVDLVLLSSEPYPFKNEDVAEFTSFFPNAKIRLVDGEYFSWHGSRLLKALSYFKELQQELVLNV; encoded by the coding sequence ATGAAACAACTAACAGATCAAATCGGTACTTCTCATTTTTTGGAATCGACACCTCGTCGAATTGTATCGTTGGTTCCCTCACAAACGGAGTTGTTGTTTCATTTAGGATTGGAAGACCAAATCGTTGGAATCACCAAGTTTTGTGTGCATCCAAACCATTTTCTTAAAACCAAGAAAATAGTTGGCGGTACTAAACAAGTTCATTTTGATAAAATCAAAGCCTTACAACCTGATATCATTATCTGTAACAAAGAAGAAAATACACTAGAAATGGTGCAAGAACTTTCTGCAATTGCGCCAGTTTGGGTGACCAATGTCGTTACCATTGCGGATAATTTTCAAATGATTACGGATTTTGGGTTGCTTTTCGATACAACTGCCGAAGCCAAAATTTTGAATGAAAGTATTCATTTGGCGTTGGCTGATTTTGCAACTTTTATAGCAACCATTCCTACTCAAAAAGTAGCTTATTTTATCTGGAAAAAGCCATATATGGTAGCAGGTTCAGGTACTTTTATCCACGAGTTGTTGCAATTGAATCGATTCGATAATTTTTTTGGAACGCAATCCCGTTATCCCGAAATAGCTGTTGATGCGTCAACTCGGTATGATGCTGTTGATTTGGTGTTGCTTTCTTCGGAACCTTATCCTTTTAAGAATGAAGATGTAGCCGAGTTCACTTCCTTTTTTCCAAATGCCAAAATACGTTTAGTAGATGGTGAATATTTCTCTTGGCACGGTAGCCGATTACTTAAGGCGCTTTCTTATTTTAAAGAATTACAACAAGAGTTGGTCTTGAATGTATAA
- a CDS encoding alpha/beta fold hydrolase, whose amino-acid sequence MLNYTIYKNETSTQWVTFVHGAGGSSSIWFKQIRDFQKQYNVLLLDLRGHGESKPTLKTAFKQKYTFSALANDIVEVLEHLKIERSHFVGISLGTILIRQLAEMYPQKVQSMILGGAILKMNFRSQILMRLGNAFKYVLPYLVLYRFFAFVIMPKKSHKQSRVLFINEAKKLYQKEFIKWFKLTAEINPVLKWFRQVELNIPTLYVMGEEDYMFLPSVRKVVENHYRSSKLFVIEKCGHVVNVEQPLAFNTAVLSFLNTAQ is encoded by the coding sequence ATGCTTAATTACACTATCTACAAGAATGAAACAAGTACACAATGGGTAACTTTTGTCCATGGTGCAGGAGGAAGCTCGTCGATATGGTTTAAGCAAATTCGAGATTTTCAAAAGCAATACAATGTTTTACTTTTGGACCTAAGAGGACATGGAGAATCTAAACCAACCCTGAAAACAGCTTTTAAACAGAAATATACTTTTTCGGCTTTGGCGAATGATATAGTGGAAGTTTTAGAGCATTTGAAAATTGAACGTTCTCATTTTGTTGGCATTTCATTAGGAACGATTTTGATTCGTCAATTGGCTGAAATGTATCCGCAAAAAGTACAAAGTATGATTTTGGGTGGTGCCATTTTGAAAATGAATTTCCGTTCTCAAATTTTAATGCGTTTAGGTAATGCCTTTAAATATGTATTGCCTTATTTGGTATTGTATCGCTTTTTTGCTTTCGTCATTATGCCTAAGAAAAGCCACAAGCAGTCCAGAGTATTGTTTATCAATGAAGCTAAAAAATTATACCAAAAAGAGTTTATAAAATGGTTTAAACTCACAGCCGAAATCAATCCTGTTCTGAAGTGGTTCAGACAAGTAGAATTGAATATTCCAACACTTTACGTTATGGGAGAAGAGGATTACATGTTTTTGCCTTCTGTTCGAAAAGTAGTCGAAAATCACTATCGCTCTTCAAAGCTTTTTGTTATTGAAAAATGCGGTCATGTAGTGAATGTTGAGCAACCTTTGGCTTTCAATACAGCAGTACTTTCTTTTCTAAATACAGCACAATAA
- a CDS encoding DUF4197 domain-containing protein produces the protein MKKFLILLILFPVISNAQFKNILKKSSETATGILNKNGKVDIAAGLKEALNKGITEQVSKLTQVDGFYKNELVKIVMPEELSKVDKTLRKLGMGSLADDGIKALNRAAEDAVKEATPVFVNAIKNIKIADAKTILMGNENAATTYLQQSTNKDLYAKFIPIVQQSIGKVGADKIWNGIIQKYNTVPLVSKINPDLNDYVTNKALEGVFKMIAIEEKNIRTDLQSRTSTVLKKVFAMQD, from the coding sequence ATGAAAAAATTTTTAATCCTACTTATTTTATTCCCTGTTATTAGTAACGCTCAATTCAAAAACATTCTAAAAAAATCATCCGAAACAGCAACCGGTATTTTAAACAAAAACGGAAAAGTAGATATTGCTGCTGGGCTAAAAGAAGCTTTAAACAAAGGAATCACCGAACAGGTTTCGAAATTGACGCAAGTAGACGGTTTCTACAAAAATGAATTGGTCAAAATCGTAATGCCAGAAGAATTGTCCAAAGTTGACAAAACCTTGCGTAAACTAGGAATGGGTTCGCTAGCCGATGACGGAATTAAAGCCCTGAATAGAGCCGCAGAAGACGCTGTAAAAGAAGCAACTCCAGTGTTTGTAAACGCCATAAAAAACATCAAAATTGCAGATGCTAAAACCATTTTGATGGGCAATGAAAATGCCGCAACAACCTATTTACAGCAATCTACTAACAAAGATTTATATGCTAAATTCATTCCTATAGTGCAACAATCTATTGGGAAGGTTGGTGCCGATAAAATTTGGAATGGAATTATTCAAAAATACAACACGGTGCCTTTGGTTTCAAAAATCAATCCCGACTTGAATGATTATGTAACCAACAAAGCACTAGAAGGCGTTTTTAAAATGATTGCTATTGAAGAAAAAAACATCAGAACTGATTTACAATCAAGAACTTCTACTGTTTTAAAGAAGGTTTTTGCTATGCAAGATTAA